AGGCCCCAGCAGTGTTCAACATCCTCAAAAATGGCGTGGTCACTGTGAGTGATTCTGGGGTCCGCAGGAGAGGAGGCCCACAGACTTAGTGAAACAAGGCCAGTTCAGGACTGCCAAGGTATTTGAAAGGGTTggaaggatttttcagagaggactgagagagctgggacatTCAGGAGACAAGGCTGGATTGGGGCTTGTTACAAGTCAGCAATGGCCCAAGTGAAAACAGATGGAATTCCATGGGCAGAGCAGACAAGCCTTTATTAGTTGAGAACGGTCACAGAGTGGAAGAGGTGCAGGCGTTTCTCTGTCCAGTGGGATGAAAACCGGAAATGTCCATGGTTCTGGAAATCCTTCTCTGGATAGCTTTCCTTGAGCAGAGGGGATGGAAGCACTCACAACACTACCTGAGTTTCTCTGAGAGTGGATGATATTGTGATTGTTTGTGTATTTTTGGGAGTTTAGATGGGAGGAGATCTTGTGAAGGGTATGCTGGCATGGAGAGGCTTTGCAAAAGCTTTGAGCAGGAGAGCATTGGTGTGTCAAAGCCTTTGGTATGACTATAGGTGGAATTTTGTCATATTCTGGAAGGTCACCATTCAACCCAGCTTCCTGTGTCAGTCCTGGTTGTTACTGTTGGGGTTCTACTTGTTTAGGAAGATGTTGTGCCCCTTTGCCATCCAGCCCATGGGTGAGGCTTTGAGAATTTGGAATTCAAATGAAGAAGAGACATTTGAGGCTTTGATGCAGGAATACTTTATTGGGGCAAAGGAATTAAAAGGCAAGAGAAAGAACTTGAAGGGATCCGGAGTCAAGCGCATTCAGGGCAGACATCAGCCAAGGtgctttgcttgcaggagctgttgccaggtgccagagctggtgGATTCAAGGGTGGTGCTGAGGGCCCTTAGCAGATGTAGCCACCCCTTCTGCCATAGCATCCCGGGCCTCCCAGGCCGTAGCCAAAGCCACCAAAGCCAAATCCACCAGagatgggctgtccctgggcattgagctcagtgcccagagcagcggAGGAGGTGGATCCGACGGCGgtgttctgggggaaggaggtcatgatgggtcctggcagggtgaccTGCACAGGGGAAGGGTTGATGATGACGTGGGAATCCTGgcattgcagggcacagggctggttgCAGCTGTTGGCCAGCGGGGTGGGTCTGCAGGGACGGCAGAGGCTGTTGCAGGCCATGGGTGTGGTATGGAGGGTGCCTGGAAGAGAACGGGATGGTAAGGCAGAGTAGAGTTTTGGGGGTTCAAGGGGTGAAGTctcagcagggtgagggagtgTGAAAGCAGTTGTTTGTCTGTGGGGAGGTGTGAGGGCTGCTGAGGCTGAGGGTGAGCATGTTGTAAGAGGggccagggatgcaggagctgtAGCGTCAGGGGCTTGAGGCTCACCTGGTTGTCggcaggagcaggaagagaagGCTTGAGGAGAAGTTTGTGAGGGAGAGAGGCTCTGGTCCTCTTTTTATGCTGGTTCTGAGTGAGTGGACAGACTTGTCCCTTGGCCTTGGGGCATTTTGCAGGCCACAGTTCCTGGTTGTCTCATTGTGGTGAGTCCTGAGGTCTGAAGTGTTTTCCATCCCACAACTCTGCATTGTCATGTTCTACTTTTGAGTCTGTGTCCATCTGACTTTGGCAGCAGATTTTAACTGCGAGAATTAGAGACTAAAGGCAGTTGATGATGATGCTTTTTTTCAGAGGGCTGTGGGTGTGACGAGAGCTTTGGACTGTGGGGTGTCAACAATGAAGTCACGCCTTGGCCCTGGTGTGCTGTGGTTTGTGGGTGTCTTCAGGAGAGGGTCCTCATTCCCCCACGGGCATGGCAGACTCATCTGGGATTTGCAGCTCTTCTGGGGAGGACGTAAGTTCCTTTCGGTcaccttttctccctccctgtcccattGCCAACGTTGTAAATCTGTCTATAAGCCAGGTACTTCCTACTGGTTTTTGGAGAGCAATCCCTGTGACACCTCCCCTGCAGTCCAATGTGTTGTGTTGGTACATCCGTAGCGCTCGTCTCTACTGGGCCCAGCAAGATCACACTCTGGGGTGCCAttgctgggctgtgtgtgaaacccagaaaagaaaactggTGCAGGAGAAGTAGACTTGAGGAGCAGTTGAAGGAACTGTGGACGTTTATTTTTCAAGGGCAAGGGTTGACCTTATTACACTCTAGAGGTCCTTAAACAGAATTTGTATCATGTTTTTCTGGCATGGACTTCTTAGTGTTGATGTGGGGAGTGTTTTCCTTCCCACAATCCTTCATTCTAATGATCTTCTCTTGAGGCCGTGTCCATGGGACCTTGGTGTCAGCTTTAGGTATGTGGATATTTGGGATGGTTTTCTTGGAAGATGTGTGTCTGAGAAACCAGAATATACATCAAAAGCCTAAGAAAAATATGGGTGTCATGAGTGAGGTCATTATATGGCACTTCTGTGCTTTAGTTTGTGAGTGTGTTATGAAGAGGGGCCCCATTCCATCACTGCCATGTCAGGCTGCTTTGGgctttgcagctgtgctgtgcatgAGGAGCTGCCCCTTCCGTTGTGTTCATTCCTCCTTTAAAGTGTGATTATTTGTGAGCAAAGGCTGGTGTTGATGGTGTGTCAAAGGGAACTGAAGATGTGGTCCGGGTTTTCAGAGCTGGGTTGTCATCAGTTAGATCATGCAATGGAACtcatggttttgggtttgtgtgtgtgttgtgaGTAGGGGCCCCAAACTATCGCAGGTCAGTTAGGATGGTCTGGGCTCTGCATCTGAGCCACGTTGAGCCTCTGGATTCTTTCGTTCCTTGTCAACAGTGGGAGAGGTGCCCTTTCAGTGAGCTGACAGAGGATGGAGTGTCTGAGGCCCCACTTGGCTGTTCCATCACTCAGAAGGACCTTGAGACTAAGGGTTTAAAGGCATCTCCCAAAGTTCAAGCAATGGAAATGTGAAGTTGTGCATCTGGACAGGAATGGCACTGGGCCCTGCATAATGCTGTGAGCTGAGAGTCTGAAAAGTGACTATTGTGAGCAGGAACCTGAGGTGCTGGTGGAGAACAGAGTGAACAGCAGGTTGCAGTGGGGAATTACTTCAGTGGGGCGTCACCTGTGTCCATGATAGATTTCAGAAAATTGTTGATATGAAGTTGTGAGAGGTGGCCCTTCTTCTTCGTAGAGCCCTGGTCAGATCCCATGTGGGGTGGTGTGGACAGTTCTGGCCTTGATTGGTGAAAAAGCCCAAGGGAGTAGTGGACAAAGACCTGATGAGGGACAGCAGATACCTAAAGTGGCTGATAGATCTTTGCTAGATGAGAGTCAGAGATATCTGTGACTCGGAGAAGTCAAGGCTGGTCAGGGGGCTGTCACCAGTGTGTGGGAGCTGAGCTGTTCTCAGCACTGCACACATGAAAGAATAGAAGGCACGTCCACAAGTGAAAATAAAGTGAATACACTAggcaaaggaaggaagaaattttcagtGTGTATGGATGGTCTCATAGTGTAAGAGGCAATGGAGTCCCACTACTTGAAAGCCAAAAAATGAACTGGCCATAATCGTGGAAATCCTGCTCCTGCTAGGACCTACTTGAGGAAGGGGCATAGAAGCATTTTCACTCTTGAGTTCCTGCCCAAGTGGATGCTCTTGTTCCTCTGCTCACAGGGAGTTGCTGCTGTCCAAGAGTGTTGCTGTGAAGGGAATTTTTCAAGTGAATGCTGGTGTAGAGTGACCTTggcagagcagtgcccaggagacAGCTGTTGTGTAAATGCCTTTGGTAGATGAGGTGATGGCTTGTGTCATGTTCTGGAAGGTCACCCCCCTCCTGTGATTCCCTTGTCAGTGTTGGTTTTTCCTGGTGGGGACAGAATTGCTGAGAAATGTTCTTTGCTCTGTTTCCATCAACCATAATGGTTGAGTTCTGGCATTGCACAGGGTGAGGATGTGTGACCCTTGGAATTGAAAAAGAACAGGAGGCAACTCAGGTTGTGATGCAAGAAAAATTTATTGAAGTGAAGGAATGGTGAGAAAGAAGAAGCTGAAGGAAGGTGTGAGGTAGGAGTAGAGAGGCCATCAGCGGAGGTGGTTTGCTTGCAGGAGCTGttgccagagcccagagctggtgaTGTCAGGGATGGTGCTGAGCGCCCTTAGCAGATGTAGCCGCCTCTTCTGCCATAGCAGCCCAGGCCTCCCAGGCCGTAGCCAAAGCCACCAAAGCCAAATCCACCAGagatgggctgtccctgggcattgagctcagtgcccagagcagcggAGGAGGTGGATCCGACGGCGgtgttctgggggaaggaggtcatgatgggtcctggcagggtgaccagcacaggggaagggttGATGATGACGTGGGAATCCTGgcattgcagggcacagggctcgtTGCAGCTGTTGGCCAGCGGGGTGGGTCCGCAGGGACTGCAGCGGTTGTAGCAGGCCATGGGTGTGGTGTGGAGGGTGCCTGGAATAGAGAAGGGTGAGGCAGGGTAGGGGGGTGTGGTGGTGAGAGAGCGGTGAGGGAGTGTGGAGGGTGTTGTGAGGCTTTGGGGAGGCGTGCGGGCTTCTGAGGCTTTGGGCAAGCATGCTGGAAGAGGGAGGTGGGGGTGCCAGGACAGAATGATCAGGGCTCGACTCTCACCTTGTAGTCTGCaggtgcaggaggagaaggcttGAGGAGAAGTGTGTGCGGGAGAGAGGCTCTGGGCCAGCTTTTATGCTGGTTCTGGGTGGGTGGGACAGCCTTGTCTGATGGCCTAGGGCATTTTGCAGGCCACAGTTCCTGGTTGTCTCAGAGTGATGACTCCTGAGGTGGGGAGTGTTGTCCATCCCACAACTGTGCTGTGTCATGTTCTGCTTTTAAGTCCATCTTCCTCTGACCTTGTCGGCAGATTTTAACTGCAGGTATTAGAGACCAAAGTCTGTTGATGAAGATGTTTTTTGTGGAGGGGTGTGGACGTGACCTGAGCTTTGGACAGTGGGGTGTCAACAGTGAAGCCACtccatggccctgctgtgctgtggtttgTGGGTGTCTTGTGGGGAGGTCCTCATTGCCCCACGGCCACATCAGGCTCATCTGGGATTTGCAGCTCTTCTGGCGGTGACTGGTGTCCATTTCCACGTCATTCTCTTCCTCCCTGTCCCATTGTCAACATTCTACACCTGTTTATATGTCAGGCCTTTCCTGGGGCACGTGGGAAAACAGTCCATGTGATTTGGGAACTCTTGTCAGGTCCATGAATGTCTTGGCTTTTATTCGTCCATAGCAGACGTCTCAGCAGACCCTGGCTAGGTCATACTTTGGGGACCCATTGCTGAGCTCTGAGTGACACCTAGAAAGGAAAACTGTTGAAGGATAAAAAGGTGATGTCTGTGGAGCTCTTGATGGACTTGGATACATTCAATTTTCAGAACAAATGTGTTgacattttttctctctaaagGTACATGAATGTAAATCATATCTTCAGTTTTACCTGTCCCAGCCTGACAAGTTATGCACTGGagactgttttcctttctgcaacCCTCAAATTCTATGTCCTGCTCCTGTGCTTGCGTCCATCTGATATTGGCAGCAGGTTTAAAGTGAGAGTTGGTATTTGGGAGGATTGGCTTGGAAGGTGCGTTTCAGAAAAAGCCCAATAAACCACAAATGCCTAGGAAAATTGTGGTGCAGTCATTGAGGTCAACCCATGGGACAGGTGTGCTTTGGTTTGTGGCTGCATTTGAGGGAGGGATCCCATTCCTCTACAGGCctgtgaggctgtgctgggctttggtggctgtgccaggctttAGGACCTGTCCCTTCCAGTGCATTTACTCCCGCCCACCTTGCCCCTGGATTTCAATGGAGTTTGTTCCTgcagacagggatgggacaatTTTTCCCCTACAGAGCGTTTCCAAGTTCAGCTGGTAGAAGGTGATTAACAGACATTAGATTTGATTATGGATGACAAAATCCTGTCTTAGTGACCTGTGAGTTACCTACAGAAAAAGAGAATCTTACTGTGGATTCTGAGAGAGCCATGGCTGGTATTGACCTCAACCTCTTAGCAATGTCTTTGGCACTGTGTTCTTCCTCATCATCCCAGACTATGCAAGGATGTAGAGGTGGTGTAAAGGTGGTCCAATGAGGTGGACTGATCTATTTATATAGTATTGAAACAACATGACCTGGAGCCTTGTGATCCAATTGTCAAGCTGGAGTCAAACATCAAATGAAGTTATTCAAGAGTCATATCCATGAAGCCCCAGCATTGTTACACATCCTCAAAAATGGCGTGGTCACTGTGAGCGATTGTGGGGTCCCCAGGGGAAGAGGCCCTCAGAATTAGTGAAACAAGGCCAGTTCAGGGCTGCCCATATATTTAGAGGGTtggaggatttttcagagaggATTGAGAGAGCTGGGACATCCAGGAGACAAGGCTGGATTGGGGCTTGTTACAAGTCAGCAAGGGCACAAGTGAAAACAGATGGAATTCCATGGGCAGAGCAGACAAGCCTTTTTTAGGTTGAGGATGGTGACAGAGTGGAAGAGGTGGAGGGGTTTCTCTGTCTGGGGAGATGAAAACCTGTAGTGTCCATGGTTCTGGAAATCCTTCTCTGGGTAGCCTTCCTTGAGCAGAGAGGATGGAAGCCCTTGCAGCACTTCCAGAGTTTCTCTGACAGCTGATATTATTGTGATTGTTGGGGTGCTTTGAGTTCTGATGGGAGGAGATGTTGTGAAGGGTATGCTGGCATGGAGAGGCTTTTCCAGAGCAATGAGCAGGAGATCATTGTTGTGTCAAAGCCTTATGTATGGGAGAAGGTGTGATTTTGTCATGTTCTGGAAGGTCACCATTCAACCCAGCTTGCTGTTCCAGTCTTGGTTATTACTGGTGGGGTTCTGCTTGTTTTGGAAGGTGTTGTGGCCTTTTGCCACCTGCCCCATGGGTAAAGGTATGAGGGTTTTGGACTTGGAAAAGAAGAGGAGACATGTGAGGCTTTGATGCAGGAAAACTTTATTGCTGCAGAAGAATTAAAAGGCAAGGGAGAGAACTTGCAGAGATCCAGGGTGAGGTGAATGTAGAGAGACCATCAGCCAAGGtgctttgcttgcaggagctGTTGCCAGAGGCCAGAGCTGGTGGTGTCAGGGATAGTGCTGAGCGCCCTTAGCAGATGTAGCCGCCCCTCCTGCCATAGCAGCCCAGGCCTCCCAGGCCATAGCCAAAGCCACCAAAGCCAAATCCACCAGagatgggctgtccctgggcattgagttcagtgcccagagcagcggAGGAGGTGGATCCGACGGCGgtgttctgggggaaggaggtcatgatgggtcctggcagggtgaccTGCACAGGGGAAGGGTTGATGATGACGTGGGAATCCTGgcattgcagggcacagggctcgtTGCAGCTGTTGGCCAGCGGGGTGGGTCCGCAGGGACGGCAGAGGCTGTTGCAGGCCATGGGTGTGGTGTGGAGGGTGCCTGGAagagaaggggaggggaaggcagggTAGATTTGTGGGGGTTCAAGGGGTGAAGTctcagcagggtgagggagtgTGGAAGCAGTTTTGGGTTTGTGGGGAGGTGTGAGGGCTGCTGAGGCTGAGGGTGAGCATGCTGGAAGAGGggccagggatgcaggagctgtAGGGTCATGGGCTTGAGTCTCACCTGGTtgttggcaggagcaggaagagaagGCTTGAGGAGAAGTGTGTGAGGGAGAGAGGCTCTGGTCCTCTTTTTATGCTGGTTCTGAGTGGGTGGGACGGGCTTGTCCTATGGCCTTGGGGCATTTTGCAGACCACAGTTCCTGGTTGTCTCAGAGTGGTGAGTCCTGAGGTGGGGTGTGTTTTCCATCCCACAACTCTGCATTGTCAGGTTCTACTTTTGAGTCTGTGCCCATCTGACTTTGGCTGCAGATTTTAACTGCGAGAATTAGAGACTAAAGGCAGTTGATGATGATGCTTTTTTTCAGAGGGCTGTGGGTGTGACGAGAGCTTTGGACTGTGGGATGTCAACAATGAAGTCACGCCTTGGCCCTGGTGTGCTGTGGTTTGTGGGTGTCTTCTGGAGAGGGTCCTCATTCCCCCACAGGCATGGCAGACTCATCTGGGCTTTGCAGCTCTTCTGGGGAGGACGTAAGTTCCTTTCGGTcaccttttctccctccctgtcccattGCCAACATTCTAAATCTGTCTAAACACCAGGTCTTTCCTACTGGTTTTTGGCGAGCAGTCCCTGTGACACCTCCCCTGCTGTCCATTGTCTTGTGTTGGTACATCCGTAGCGCTCGTCTCCACTGGGCCCAGCAAGATCACACTCTGGGGTGCCattgctgggctctgtgtgaaacccagaaaagaaaactggTGCAGGAGAAGTAGACTTGAGGAACAGTTGAAGGAACTGTGGACATTAATTTTTCAAGGGCAAGGGTAGACCTTATTACACTCTAGAGGTCCTTGAACAGAAGTTGTAACATCATGTTTTTCTGGCATGGACTTCTTAGTGTTGATGTGGGGAATGCTTTCCTTCCCACAATCCTTCATTCTAATGATCTTCTCTTGAGGCCATGTCCATGGGACCTTAGTGTCAGCTTTTAAGTGTGTGTGTATTTGGGATGGTTTTCTTGGAAGATGTGTGTCAGAGGAACCAAAACATACCACAAAAACCTAAGGAAAATATGGGTGTCATGAGTGAGGTCATTTTACAGCACTTTTGTGCTCTAGTTTGTGAATGTATTATGAAGAGGGGCCCCATTCCACTGCACCtgtgtcaggctggtttgggcttTCTAGCTGTGTTGTGCATGAGGAGCTGCCCATTCCATTGTGGTCATTCCTCCCTTATAGTGTGAGTATTTGAGACTGAAGTCTGGTGTGGATGGTGTCTGTCAAAGATGACGCGAGACTTGACCAAAATTTTGAGAGCTGGGGTATCATCAGTGAGGTCACCCTGTAGAACTCATGATTTTgggtttctctgtgtgtttgttgTGAGGAGGGGCCCCAAAGTATCTCGTGTCATTGAGGCTGGTCTGGGCTTTGCATCTGTGCCAGGTTGAGCACCTGGACTCTTCCATTCCTTGTCAACAGCTGGTGAGGTGCCCCTTCAGCCAGCTGACAGATGTTGGTGTGTCTGAGGTCCCACTTGGCTGTTCCTCTGGTCAGAAGGACCTTGAGACGAAGGGTTTAAAGGCATCTCCCAAAGTTCAACCAAGGGAAATGTGAAGTTGTGCATCTGGACAGGAATGGCCCTGGGCCTGCATAATTCTGTGAGCTGAGAGTGTGAAAAGTGGCTTTTGGGAGCAGGATCCTGTGGTGCTGATGAAGAACAGAGTGATCAGCAGGGCACAGTGGGGAATTACTTCAGTGGGGTGGTACCTGTGTCCAAGACAGACTTCAGAAAACTGTTACCATGAAGTTGTGAGAGGTGGCCCTTGCTCTCTTTAGAGCACTGGTGGGATCCTGTGTGGGTGGTGCCGATATTTCTGTCCTCCAGAGGTGAAGAAGCGCAAGTGGGTAGTGGACAAAGACCTGTTGAGGGCCACAAGACACTTAAGGGCCCGGTGGATCCTTGCTAGAACAGTGTCTGAGAGAGATGGCACTCTGAGGAGAcaaggctgggcagggatgtgtcACCAGTGTGTGGGAgcccagctgttcccagccctgtacacataaaaggaaagaaggcgTGTGCACAAGTGACAATAGATGGAATTCCATAGGCAAAGGAAGTAAGGATTTTTCAGTGTGTGTGGACGTTCCCAGAGTGTAAGAGACAATGGAGTCCCTCTTCTTGGAGGTCCAAAACTGAACTGGCCATAATCCTGGAAATCCAGCTCCTTCTAGAGCTGCTTGAGCAGAGGGGATGGAATCACTTGCTCTCTGGCCTTCTTGCCCATGCGCATGATGGTATTTCCGTGTTCACTGGGTGGACTCAAAAGTGCTGATGGGAAGAGAATTTTTCAAGTATATGCAGGCATACAGTGactttgtcagagcagtgcccaggagagAATTGTGTCAAAGCTTTTAGTAGATGAGGTGATGGCTTGTGTCATGTTCTGGAAGGTCTCCCCTTTCCCCTGATTGCCTTGTCAGTGTTGGTTGTTCCTGGTGGGGACATAATTGCTAAGAAATGTTCTTTGCTCTGTTTCCATCAAACATAATGGTTGAGTTCTGGCATTGCACAGGGTGAGGATGTGAGACCATTGGAATTTAATAAGAACAGGAGGCAACTCAGGTTGTAATGCAAGAAAAATTTATTGAAGTGAAGGAATGGTGAGAAAGAAGAAGCTGAAGGAAGGTGTGAGGTAGGAGTAGAGAGGCCATCAGCCGAGGCgctttgcttgcaggagctGTTGCCAGAGGCCAGAGCTGGTGGTGTCAGTGGTGGTGCTGAGGGCCCTTAGCAGATGTAGCCGCCCCTTCTGCCATAGCAGCCCAGGCCTCCCAGGCCGTAGCCAAAGCCACCAAAGCCAAATCCACCAGagatgggctgtccctgggcattgagttcagtgcccagagcagcagaggaggtggATCCGACGGCGgtgttctgggggaaggaggtcatgatgggtcctggcagggtgaccTGCACAGGGGAAGGGTTGATGATGACGTGGGAATCCTGgcattgcagggcacagggctcgtTGCAGCTGTTGGCCAGCGGGGTGGGTCCGCAGGGACTGCAGCGGTTGTAGCAGGCCATGGGTGTGGTGTGGAGGGTGCCTGGAAGAGAGAGGGGTGTGAGGCAGAGTAGGGGTTGTGGTGGTGAGAGAGCGGTGAGGGAGTGTGGAGGGTGttgtggggctctggggaggcGTGAGGGCTGCTGTGGCTTTGGCCAAGCATGCTGGAAGAGGGAGCTAGGGGTGCCAGGACAGAATGATCAGGGCTCGAGTCTTACCTTGTAGTCTGCaggtgcaggaggagaaggcttGAGGAGAAGTGTGTGAGGGAGAGAGGCTTTGGGCCGGCTTTTATGCTGGTTCTGGAGGGGTGGGACAGCCTCGTCCCATGGCCTTGGGGCATTTTGCAGGCCACAGTTCCTGGTTGTCTCAGTGTGATGACTCCTGAGGTGGGGAGTGTTGTCCATCCCACAACTGTGCTGTGTCATGTTCTGCTTTTAAGTCTATCTTCCTCTGACCTTGTTGGCAGATTTTAAGTGCAGGTATTAGAGAACAAAGTCTGTTGATGAAGATGTTTTTTGTGGAGGGGTGTGGACGTGACCTGAGCTTTGGACAGTGGGGTGTCAACAGTGAAGCCACtccatggccctgctgtgctgtggtttgTGGGCGTCTTGTGGGGAGGTCCTCATTGCCCCACGGCCACATCAGGCTCATCTGGGATTTGCAGCTCTTCTGACAGTGACTGGTGTCCATTTCCATGTCATTCTCTTCCTCCCTGTCCCATTGTCAACATTCTACACCTGTTTATATGTCAGGCCTTTCCTGGGGCATGTGAGAAAACAATCCATGTGATTTGGGAACTCTTGTCAGGTCCATGAATGTCTTGGCTTTTATTCGTCCATAGCAGACGTCTCAGCAGACCCTGGCTAGGTCATACTTTGGGGACCCATTGCTGAGCTCTGAGTGACACCTAGAAAGGAAAACTGTTGAAGGATAAGAAGGTGATGTCTGTGGAGCTCTTGATGGACTTGGATACATTCAATTTTCAGAACAAATGTGTTgtcattttttctctctaaagGTACATGAATGTAAATCATATCTTCAGTTTTACCTGTCCCAGCCTGTCAAGTTATGCACTGGagactgttttcctttctgcaccCCTCAAATTTTATGTCCTGCTCCTGTGCTTGCGTCCATCTGATATGGGCAGCAGGTTTAAAGTGAGAGTTGGTATTTGGGAGGATTGGCTTGGAAGGTGCgtttcagaaaaagcaaaataatccaCAAATGCCTAGGAAAATTGGGGTGCCGTCAAGGAGTTCAACCCATGGGACAGGTGTGGTTTGGATTATGGCTGCATTTGAGGGAAGGATTCCATTCCTCTACAGCCCTgtgaggcagtgctgggctttggtggctgtgccaggctttAGGACCTGTCCCTTCCAGTGCATTTACTCCCGCCCACCTTGCCCCTGGATTTCAATGGAGCTTGTTCCTgcagacagggatgggacagttTTTCCCCTACAGAGCATTTCCAAGTTCAGCTGGTAGAAGGTGATTAACAGACATTAGAGTTGATTATGACATGCAAAATCCTGTCTTAGTGGCCTGTGAGTTACCTACAGAAAAAGAGAATCTTACTGTGGATTCTGAGAGAGCCATGGCTGGTATTGACCTCAACCTCTTAGCAATGTCTTTGGCACTGTGTTCTTCCTCATCATCCCAGACTATGCAAGGATGTAGAGGTGGTGTAAAGGTGGTCCAATGAGGTGGACTGATCTATTTATATAGTATTGAAACAACATGACCTGGAGCCTTGTGATCCAATTGTCAAGCTGGAGTCAAACATCAAATGAAGTTATTCAAGAGTCATATCCATGAAGCCCCAGCATTGTTACACATCCTCAAAAATGGCGTGGTCACTGTGAGCGATTGTGGGGTCCCCAGGGGAAGAGGCCCTCAGAATTAGTGAAACAAGGCCAGTTCAGGGCTGCCCATATATTTAGAGGGTtggaggatttttcagagaggATTGAGAGAGCTGGGACATCCAGGAGACAAGGCTGGATTGGGGCTTGTTACAAGTCAGCAAGGGCACAAGTGAAAACAGATGGAATTCCATGGGCAGAGCAGACAAGCCTTTTTTAGGTTGAGGATGGTGACAGAGTGGAAGAGGTGGAGGGGTTTCTCTATCTGGGGAGATGTAAACCTGTAGTGTCCATGGTTCTGGAAATCCTTCTCTGGGTAGCCTTCCTTGAGCAGAGAGGATGGAAGCCCTTGCAGCACTTCCAGAGTTTCTCTGACAGCTGATATTATTGTGATTGTTGGGGTGCTTTGAGTTCTGATGGGAGGAGATGTTGTGAAGGGTATGCTGGCATGGAGAGGCTTTTCCAGAGCAATGAGCAGGAGATCATTGTTGTGTCAAAGCCTTATGTATGGGAGAAGGTGTGATTTTGTCATGTTCTGGAAGGTCACCATTCAACCCAGCTTGCTGTTCCAGTCTTGGTTATTACTGGTGGGGTTCTGCTTGTTTTGGAAGGTGTTGTGGCCTTTTGCCACCTGCCCCATGGGTAAAGGTATGAGGGTTTTGGACTTGGAAAAGAAGAGGAGACATGTGAGGCTTTGATGCAGGAAAACTTTATTGCTGCAAAAGAATTAAAAGGCAAGGGAGAGAACTTGCAGAGATCCACGGTGAGGTGA
This Haemorhous mexicanus isolate bHaeMex1 chromosome 1, bHaeMex1.pri, whole genome shotgun sequence DNA region includes the following protein-coding sequences:
- the LOC132334318 gene encoding feather beta keratin-like; the protein is MACYNRCSPCGPTPLANSCNEPCALQCQDSHVIINPSPVLVTLPGPIMTSFPQNTAVGSTSSAALGTELNAQGQPISGGFGFGGFGYGLGGLGCYGRRGGYIC
- the LOC132334385 gene encoding feather beta keratin-like; protein product: MACNSLCRPCGPTPLANSCNEPCALQCQDSHVIINPSPVQVTLPGPIMTSFPQNTAVGSTSSAALGTELNAQGQPISGGFGFGGFGYGLGGLGCYGRRGGYIC
- the LOC132334449 gene encoding feather beta keratin-like, encoding MPQGHGTRLSHPSRTSIKAGPKPLSLTHFSSSLLLLHLQTTGTLHTTPMACYNRCSPCGPTPLANSCNEPCALQCQDSHVIINPSPVQVTLPGPIMTSFPQNTAVGSTSSAALGTELNAQGQPISGGFGFGGFGYGLGGLGCYGRRGGYIC